A section of the Paenibacillus aurantius genome encodes:
- a CDS encoding alpha-mannosidase, producing MFWTKEKLAARIKEMEPFRYRDSVPVAQMRMKPDPEGEIGAYPTEEGEWQSVRLGDRWTGRDLYRWLAFEADIPVGWKGRKVLGRFRFGRTGGGGNSGFESLLFLNGEPYQGVDSNHEEVFLPPDCAGARTRFQFRLWSGLNGYGKAEPIENQLEQAELCWLDEAADDLYYTSRAVLETAGQLQESRPERHELLAALDRAFLQVDWSEPGSAPFYESVERARNTLREQLDAMPAGHPVKVTCVGHTHIDVAWLWRLKHTREKAARSFSTVLRLMELYPDYVFLQTQPQLYDYIKSDYPALYKQIQERVADGRWEAGGAMWLEADCNLASGESLVRQLLYGTRFFRSEFGIECKYLWLPDVFGYSWALPQILKKSGIDMFMTTKISWNQYNRMPHDTFRWRGIDGTEVLTHFITTPDPGSSEGAFYYTYNGSVTPASIEGIWDAYRDKEINRELLLSYGYGDGGGGVNREMLEMRRRLQNMPGLPQAVTGRADDYFDRLKEQIDSTDRYVHTWRGELYLELHRGTYTSQAYNKRANRKLELLYRETEWLAVLGCLRQSKWSLYPDRDLYEGWKIILRNQFHDIIPGSSIAEVYQDSREEYAEAFRIAGQVWNQAAEELLEPASGGEGRSVTLFNGASWSRNEAVSIPAAEGFGEGSWTDDSGKALAAQRGGEGWTVDVEGLPAMGYVALRFTPAAAGAEADAARRELPFEWDGQSLRTPFYEMEWNESGQLTRLYDRLADREVLAFGACGNVLQVFEDKPKGRHEAWDIDIFYQEKKREIHQLTELEVEEAGPVRMVLRFGWAYGRSVIRQRMIVYARHRRIDFETKVDWHEQRQLLKVAFPVRIHASEATYDIQFGNVKRPTHWNTSWDYARFESVGHQWADLSERHYGVSLLNDCKYGYDIKDNVLRLSLIKSAMVPDPQADQGEHEFTYALLPHEGDWLQGGTVQAAWYLNNPVQAVSGQPAGPARFSLCTPSSEHVRIDAVKKAEDEDAILIRLHEFAGARGRVTLTSDASLAGWQETDLMEREAGEKNMGIPVSFELAPYEIKSVKLFLQSGADKQ from the coding sequence ATGTTTTGGACGAAAGAGAAACTGGCGGCGCGAATCAAGGAAATGGAGCCGTTCCGGTACCGCGATTCGGTTCCGGTTGCCCAGATGAGAATGAAGCCGGATCCCGAAGGAGAGATCGGCGCCTATCCGACGGAAGAAGGCGAATGGCAGAGCGTCCGACTCGGAGACCGCTGGACCGGCCGGGATCTGTACCGCTGGCTGGCGTTCGAAGCGGACATCCCCGTCGGATGGAAGGGCCGGAAGGTGCTGGGCCGCTTTCGTTTCGGCCGGACGGGAGGAGGAGGGAACAGCGGGTTCGAATCGCTCCTCTTCCTGAACGGCGAACCTTATCAAGGAGTAGACTCCAATCATGAGGAGGTCTTCCTGCCTCCCGATTGTGCCGGAGCGAGGACCCGGTTCCAGTTCCGCCTCTGGTCCGGCCTTAACGGCTACGGGAAGGCCGAGCCGATCGAGAATCAGCTCGAGCAGGCGGAGCTGTGCTGGCTCGATGAGGCGGCCGACGACCTGTACTACACGAGCCGCGCCGTGCTCGAAACGGCCGGTCAGCTGCAGGAGAGCCGGCCGGAGCGGCATGAGCTTCTGGCCGCCCTGGACCGGGCCTTCCTGCAGGTGGACTGGTCGGAGCCCGGCTCGGCCCCGTTCTACGAATCGGTGGAGCGGGCACGGAATACGCTGCGGGAGCAGCTGGACGCCATGCCGGCCGGCCATCCGGTCAAGGTCACCTGCGTCGGCCATACGCATATCGACGTAGCGTGGCTGTGGCGGCTGAAGCACACCCGGGAGAAGGCGGCCCGTTCGTTCTCGACCGTGCTGCGGCTGATGGAGCTCTATCCGGATTATGTCTTCCTGCAAACCCAGCCCCAGCTGTACGACTACATCAAGTCCGATTACCCGGCCCTGTATAAGCAGATCCAGGAGCGGGTCGCCGACGGACGCTGGGAGGCGGGAGGAGCGATGTGGCTGGAAGCCGACTGCAACCTGGCTTCAGGCGAATCCCTGGTCCGGCAGCTTCTGTACGGAACCCGATTCTTCCGGAGCGAATTCGGAATCGAATGCAAGTACCTGTGGCTGCCCGACGTGTTCGGCTACAGCTGGGCTTTGCCGCAAATTCTGAAGAAGTCGGGAATCGACATGTTCATGACCACCAAGATCAGCTGGAACCAGTACAACCGGATGCCGCATGACACGTTCCGCTGGCGGGGGATCGACGGCACCGAGGTGCTGACCCACTTCATCACCACCCCCGATCCGGGCTCGAGCGAAGGGGCGTTCTACTATACTTACAACGGCAGCGTAACCCCTGCCTCCATAGAAGGGATATGGGACGCCTACCGGGACAAGGAGATCAACCGGGAGCTTCTCTTGTCTTACGGCTACGGGGACGGAGGCGGGGGCGTAAACCGGGAAATGCTGGAGATGCGCCGCAGGCTGCAGAACATGCCGGGATTGCCTCAAGCCGTCACGGGGAGAGCGGACGATTATTTTGACCGGTTGAAGGAGCAGATCGACTCGACCGACCGCTATGTCCACACGTGGAGAGGGGAGTTGTACCTGGAGCTTCACCGCGGCACGTACACGAGCCAGGCGTACAACAAGCGGGCGAACCGGAAGCTTGAGCTTCTGTATCGCGAAACGGAATGGCTCGCGGTGCTGGGCTGCCTCCGGCAGTCGAAGTGGAGCCTCTATCCGGACCGGGACTTGTACGAGGGCTGGAAGATCATTCTCCGGAACCAGTTCCACGACATCATCCCCGGCTCCTCCATTGCGGAGGTGTATCAGGACAGCCGGGAGGAGTATGCCGAAGCGTTCCGTATAGCCGGACAGGTCTGGAACCAGGCTGCGGAGGAGTTGCTGGAGCCCGCTTCCGGGGGCGAAGGGCGGTCGGTCACGCTGTTTAACGGCGCCTCTTGGAGCCGGAACGAGGCCGTTTCGATACCCGCTGCCGAAGGATTCGGCGAAGGAAGCTGGACGGACGATTCCGGTAAAGCCCTGGCGGCCCAGCGGGGCGGGGAGGGCTGGACCGTGGACGTGGAGGGATTGCCCGCCATGGGCTACGTCGCCCTGCGCTTCACCCCGGCGGCCGCCGGAGCGGAGGCCGATGCCGCGCGGCGGGAGCTTCCTTTTGAATGGGACGGACAAAGCCTTCGGACGCCGTTCTACGAGATGGAATGGAACGAGTCGGGGCAGCTGACCCGGCTGTATGACCGTCTGGCGGACCGGGAGGTGCTGGCCTTCGGCGCATGCGGCAACGTGCTGCAGGTGTTCGAGGACAAGCCGAAAGGGCGCCACGAGGCATGGGACATCGATATTTTCTATCAGGAGAAGAAGAGAGAGATCCATCAGCTGACGGAGCTCGAGGTGGAGGAGGCGGGGCCGGTTCGCATGGTCCTCCGGTTCGGGTGGGCCTACGGCCGGTCCGTGATCCGCCAGAGGATGATCGTCTACGCCCGCCACCGCCGGATCGATTTCGAGACCAAGGTAGATTGGCACGAACAGCGCCAGCTGCTGAAGGTGGCGTTCCCCGTCCGCATCCATGCGTCGGAAGCGACCTACGACATTCAGTTCGGGAATGTGAAGCGGCCTACGCATTGGAACACCAGCTGGGATTATGCCCGCTTCGAATCGGTCGGGCACCAATGGGCCGATCTATCGGAGCGGCATTACGGGGTCAGTCTCCTGAACGACTGCAAGTACGGCTACGACATCAAGGATAACGTGCTGCGGCTGTCGCTCATCAAGTCGGCGATGGTCCCCGATCCCCAGGCCGATCAAGGGGAGCACGAGTTTACGTACGCGCTGCTTCCGCATGAGGGTGACTGGCTGCAGGGAGGGACCGTCCAGGCGGCCTGGTATCTGAACAATCCGGTTCAAGCGGTATCCGGTCAGCCGGCGGGTCCGGCCCGCTTCTCCCTCTGTACGCCGTCCTCCGAGCATGTCCGGATCGATGCGGTCAAAAAGGCAGAGGACGAGGACGCGATCCTCATCCGCCTGCATGAATTCGCCGGCGCCCGCGGCCGCGTTACCCTGACGAGTGATGCTTCCCTTGCCGGGTGGCAGGAGACCGACCTCATGGAACGGGAAGCGGGAGAGAAGAACATGGGGATTCCCGTTTCGTTTGAGCTGGCGCCTTATGAAATCAAATCGGTCAAGTTGTTCCTGCAGAGCGGAGCCGATAAGCAATAG
- the htpG gene encoding molecular chaperone HtpG: protein MAKKEFQAESKRLLDMMIHSIYTQKEIFLRELISNASDAIDKLYYKALTDETLVFNKEDYYIKLTADKASRTLTLTDTGIGMTQEELEANLGTIAKSGSLAFKSENEAKEGHNIIGQFGVGFYAAFMVADVVTVISRAHGSGQAYKWESEGADGYTIVPAEKETTGTEIILKIKENTEDDRYDEFLEEYRLRAIVKKYSDFIRYPIKMDIKKQRAKEGAENEFEEYTEEETVNSMVPIWRKNKNELTAEDYENFYAEKRYGYDKPLKHVHISADGAVVYNAILFIPENTPFDYYTKEYEKGLELYSNGVLIMDKCPDLLPDYFSFVKGMVDSEDLSLNISREMLQHDRQLSLIAKNIKNKIKSQLQSLLKDEREKYETFYQAFGRQLKFGVYSDYGANKELLQNLLLFYSSKEKKLVTLDEYVSRMPEDQKYIYYAAGESIERIDKLPQIELVSDKGYEILYLTDDIDEFAVKVIQKYQDKEFKSVSSGDLGIESEGDKDKPEEEESAAKDLFEDMQKLLDGKVKKVKASKRLKTHPVCLSTEGELTIEMEKILKAMPNNQGIQADKVLEINVNHDVFRSLKAAHDSDKEKLALYTNLLYNQALLIEGLPVGDPVEFTNDICKIMV, encoded by the coding sequence ATGGCAAAGAAAGAGTTCCAGGCGGAGTCCAAGCGCCTGCTGGACATGATGATCCATTCGATTTATACGCAGAAGGAAATTTTCTTGAGGGAATTGATCTCCAACGCAAGCGACGCCATCGACAAGCTTTACTACAAAGCCTTGACCGACGAAACGCTTGTGTTCAACAAAGAGGACTACTATATCAAATTAACGGCCGACAAGGCGAGCCGCACCCTAACCTTGACGGATACGGGGATCGGCATGACCCAGGAGGAGCTCGAGGCGAACCTGGGAACGATTGCGAAGAGCGGGTCGCTCGCGTTCAAGAGCGAGAACGAGGCGAAGGAAGGGCACAACATCATCGGCCAGTTCGGGGTCGGCTTCTATGCCGCCTTCATGGTGGCGGATGTCGTCACGGTGATCTCCCGCGCCCACGGAAGCGGACAAGCCTACAAGTGGGAGTCCGAAGGAGCCGACGGGTACACGATCGTACCGGCCGAGAAGGAGACGACGGGCACCGAGATCATCCTGAAGATCAAGGAGAACACGGAGGACGACCGGTACGACGAGTTCCTGGAGGAATACCGGCTCCGCGCCATCGTGAAGAAATATTCGGACTTTATCCGCTACCCCATCAAGATGGACATCAAGAAGCAGCGGGCGAAGGAAGGCGCCGAGAACGAGTTCGAGGAATACACGGAAGAGGAAACCGTCAACAGCATGGTTCCGATCTGGCGCAAGAACAAGAATGAGCTGACCGCCGAGGACTACGAGAACTTCTATGCGGAGAAGCGCTACGGCTACGACAAGCCGCTTAAGCATGTCCATATCAGCGCGGACGGGGCGGTCGTCTACAACGCGATTCTGTTCATTCCGGAGAACACGCCGTTTGACTACTACACGAAAGAATACGAGAAGGGCCTGGAGCTGTACTCGAACGGCGTCCTTATCATGGACAAATGTCCGGACCTGCTGCCGGATTATTTCTCCTTCGTGAAGGGGATGGTGGACTCCGAGGACCTGTCGCTCAACATTTCCCGGGAGATGCTGCAGCATGACCGGCAGCTGAGCCTCATTGCGAAGAACATCAAGAACAAGATCAAGAGCCAGTTGCAGAGCCTCTTGAAGGACGAGCGCGAGAAGTACGAAACCTTCTACCAGGCGTTCGGCCGCCAGCTGAAGTTTGGGGTCTACAGCGACTACGGCGCCAACAAGGAGCTTCTGCAGAACCTGCTCCTGTTCTATTCCTCCAAGGAGAAGAAGCTGGTTACGCTTGACGAATACGTATCCCGGATGCCGGAGGACCAGAAGTATATTTACTACGCCGCCGGCGAGTCCATTGAGCGCATCGACAAGCTTCCGCAGATCGAGCTCGTGTCGGACAAGGGCTACGAGATTCTGTACCTGACGGACGACATTGACGAGTTCGCCGTGAAGGTGATCCAGAAATACCAGGACAAGGAGTTCAAGTCGGTTTCGAGCGGAGATCTCGGGATCGAGTCCGAAGGCGACAAGGACAAGCCGGAGGAGGAAGAAAGCGCCGCGAAGGATCTGTTCGAGGACATGCAGAAGCTTCTGGACGGCAAGGTCAAGAAGGTCAAAGCCTCCAAGCGGCTCAAAACCCATCCCGTCTGCCTGTCCACCGAAGGCGAGCTGACGATCGAGATGGAGAAGATCCTGAAGGCGATGCCGAACAACCAGGGCATCCAGGCCGACAAGGTGCTCGAGATCAACGTCAACCACGACGTGTTCCGCTCACTGAAGGCCGCCCACGACAGCGACAAGGAGAAGCTGGCGCTGTATACGAACCTGCTGTACAACCAGGCCCTCCTAATCGAAGGCCTGCCGGTCGGCGATCCGGTCG